The Oncorhynchus masou masou isolate Uvic2021 chromosome 8, UVic_Omas_1.1, whole genome shotgun sequence genome has a window encoding:
- the LOC135544154 gene encoding glycogen phosphorylase, muscle form-like — protein sequence MSKPFSDHDKRKQISVRGLAGVENVAELKVAFNRHLHFTLVKDRNVANKRDYYFALANTVRDHLVGRWIRTQQYYYEKDPKRVYYISLEFYMGRTLQNTMVNLALENACDEAIYQLGLDMEELEDMEEDAGLGNGGLGRLAACFLDSMASLGLAAYGYGIRYEFGIFNQKIVNGWQVEEADDWLRYGNPWEKARPEYMRPVKFYGRTEHTPDGVKWVDTQVVLALPYDTPIPGYRNNIVNTMRLWSAKAPCDFNLKDFNVGGYIQAVLDRNLCENISRVLYPNDNFFEGKELRLKQEYFVVAATLQDVVRRFKASKFGSREVVRTDFAELPNKVAIQLNDTHPAMAIPELMRVLVDEEKLGWDKAWDVCVRTCAYTNHTVLPEALERWPIDLFQHLLPRHLEIIFEINRRFMEYVASKFPGDHDRMRRMSLIEEGGCKKVNMAHLCIVGSHAVNGVARIHSEILIATLFKDFYELDPHKFQNKTNGITPRRWLVMCNPGLAEVIAEKIGEEFIRDLDQLKRLLKFVNDDAFIRDIAKVKQENKLKFAVHLEEHYKVKINPQSMFDFQVKRIHEYKRQLLNCLHMITYYNRIKKEPNKHWTPRTIMVGGKAAPGYHTAKMIIRLITAIGEVVNHDPVVGDRLKVIFLENYRVTLAEKAIPSADLSEQISTAGTEASGTGNMKFMLNGALTIGTMDGANVEMAEEAGEENLFIFGMRVEDVDAMDAGKGYHASEYYNRIPELKQAMDQISGGFFSPKQPDLFKELVDLLMHHDRFKVFADYEAYIKCQDKVNQLYKNPKEWTKMVIHNIAGCGKFSSDRTIAQYAREIWGMEPSLEKIPAPDEKLK from the exons ATGTCAAAACCGTTTTCAGACCACGATAAAAGGAAGCAGATCTCCGTGAGAGGTCTTGCTGGTGTGGAAAATGTCGCAGAACTGAAGGTCGCTTTCAACAGGCATCTCCATTTTACACTGGTCAAGGACAGAAATGTGGCAAACAAACGGGATTACTACTTTGCTCTCGCCAACACCGTGCGCGACCACTTGGTGGGCAGGTGGATCAGAACCCAGCAGTACTACTATGAGAAAGATCCCAAA CGTGTGTACTACATCTCCCTGGAGTTTTATATGGGTCGCACCCTGCAGAACACTATGGTGAACCTGGCCCTGGAGAACGCTTGTGATGAGGCCATATACCAG CTGGGTCTGGACATGGAGGAGCTGGAGGACATGGAAGAGGATGCTGGCCTGGGAAATGGTGGTCTTGGCCGTCTTGCCG CATGCTTCCTGGACTCAATGGCTTCTCTAGGCCTTGCTGCCTATGGCTATGGTATCCGCTATGAGTTTGGCATCTTCAACCAGAAGATTGTCAATGGCTGGCAG GTTGAGGAGGCCGATGACTGGTTGCGCTACGGAAACCCCTGGGAGAAGGCCCGCCCTGAGTACATGCGCCCCGTCAAGTTCTATGgcaggaccgagcacaccccagATGGTGTGAAATGGGTTGACACTCAG GTAGTGCTGGCTCTGCCATATGACACCCCTATTCCCGGCTACAGGAACAACATTGTCAACACCATGAGGCTGTGGTCTGCTAAGGCCCCATGTGACTTCAACCTGAAAGACT TCAATGTTGGTGGCTACATTCAGGCTGTGTTGGACAGAAACTTGTGTGAGAACATTTCCCGCGTGCTGTACCCCAACGATAAT TTCTTTGAGGGCAAGGAGCTGCGTCTGAAGCAGGAGTACTTTGTGGTGGCTGCCACTCTGCAGGACGTCGTCCGTCGTTTCAAGGCCTCTAAGTTTGGCTCCAGAGAGGTCGTCCGCACAGACTTTGCCGAGCTACCAAACAAA GTTGCCATCCAGCTGAATGACACTCACCCTGCCATGGCTATTCCTGAGCTGATGAGGGTCCTGGTTGATGAGGAGAAGCTGGGTTGGGACAAG gCCTGGGACGTGTGTGTCCGTACATGTGCCTACACAAACCACACCGTGCTGCCTGAGGCCCTGGAGCGCTGGCCCATTGACCTGTTCCAACACCTGCTGCCCCGTCACCTGGAGATCATCTTCGAGATCAACCGTCGCTTCATGGAG TACGTTGCCTCTAAGTTCCCTGGAGACCACGACCGTATGCGTCgcatgtccctgattgaggagGGAGGATGCAAGAAGGTCAACATGGCTCATCTGTGTATCGTTGGTTCCCATGCTGTCAACGGCGTGGCCCGCATCCACTCTGAGATCCTCATCGCCACTCT GTTCAAGGACTTCTATGAGTTGGACCCACACAAGTTTCAGAACAAGACCAATGGGATCACCCCCCGTCGCTGGCTGGTTATGTGCAACCCCGGCTTGGCGGAGGTCATCGCAGAG AAAATTGGAGAAGAGTTTATCCGTGACCTTGACCAGCTTAAGCGACTGTTGAAGTTCGTTAATGATGATGCTTTCATCcgtgacatcgccaaagtcaagcaG GAGAACAAGCTGAAGTTCGCTGTGCACCTGGAGGAGCACTACAAGGTCAAGATCAACCCCCAGTCTATGTTTGACTTCCAAGTCAAAAGAATCCACGAGTACAAGAGACAGCTGCTCAACTGTCTGCACATGATCACCTACTACAACC GTATCAAGAAGGAGCCCAACAAGCACTGGACCCCAAGAACCATCATGGTCGGAGGAAAG GCTGCACCAGGCTACCACACAGCCAAGATGATCATCCGTCTCATCACAGCTATCGGTGAGGTTGTCAACCACGACCCTGTTGTCGGCGACCGCCTCAAAGTCATCTTCCTGGAGAACTACAGAGTCACCCTGGCTGAGAAAG CCATCCCCTCTGCCGACCTGTCTGAGCAGATCTCTACAGCTGGCACCGAGGCCTCTGGCACTGGTAACATGAAGTTCATGCTGAATGGTGCTCTGACCATCGGCACCATGGATGGAGCCAACGTGGAGATGGCCGAGGAGGCCGGAGAGGAAAACCTCTTCATCTTCGGTATGAGAGTGGAGGATGTGGACGCAATGGACGCCGGCAAAGG ATACCATGCCTCTGAGTACTACAACCGTATTCCCGAGCTGAAGCAGGCCATGGACCAGATTTCTGGCGGCTTCTTCAGTCCCAAGCAGCCTGACCTCTTCAAGGAACTTGTGGATCTGCTGATGCACCACGACAG GTTCAAGGTGTTTGCTGACTACGAAGCCTACATCAAATGCCAGGACAAGGTCAACCAACTGTACAAG AATCCCAAGGAATGGACCAAGATGGTGATCCATAACATTGCGGGCTGTGGTAAATTCTCCAGTGACCGCACCATTGCCCAGTACGCCCGAGAAATCTGGGGCATGGAGCCCAGCCTGGAAAAGATCCCTGCCCCCGATGAGAAACTCAAATAA